In the Corynebacterium jeikeium genome, CGCGGACTGGGCGTCCAGCAGAATCTCCTTGATGTCCTCTGCCGGGATCTCGTCCGGCAGGAACGCGCGAGGGGAGTGGCGGTTGCGTATAAAATCAGAAAAATTCATGCTCGCCACCGTACGCTCTTTTCTGTCCTCAACACCGGTCACCGATGCCTGCTTCAAGCGATCACGTGGATGGTCAATTATCGCCTTTAACGAGTTCAACCTAAGGGCGTCAATAAGCCGTCAATAAGACAACAACAAGCAGCAGCAGTGAGTCATCTTGCTTTCATTTCATAAAAGTGACCTCCGTTACTTATTATTTGGAACATGTCTGAACCCACTGTTTCCAAACCAATGATTGAACTCAAGGGAGTGAACAAGCACTTCGGCGAGTACCACGCTCTTCGGGACATCAACCTCGAAGTATCAGCAGGCCAGGTTGTCGTGATCCTTGGACCCTCCGGATCCGGCAAATCCACGCTGTGCCGCACCATTAACCGCCTAGAGACCATCGACGATGGCGAAATCCGCATCGACGGTGAACTGCTGCCGGAAGAAGGCAAAGACCTGGCCAAGCTCCGCGCAGAGGTTGGCATGGTGTTCCAGCAGTTCAACCTGTTCAGCCACATGACCATTCGCGATAACGTCACGCTGGCACCCACCAAGGTCCGCAAGGTCAGCAAGGAAGAGGCACGCAAGACCGCCGAGAAGCTGCTGGACCGCGTGGGCATCGCCGCCCAGGCCGACAAGTACCCGGCACAGCTATCCGGTGGCCAGCAACAGCGCGTAGCCATCGCCCGCGCGCTGGCCATGGACCCGAAGGTGATGCTCTTCGACGAGCCGACCTCCGCCCTCGACCCCGAGATGATCAACGAGGTCCTGGATGTCATGACCGACCTCGCCAAGGGCGGCATGACCATGGTGGTTGTCACCCACGAGATGAGCTTTGCTCGCCGCGTCGCGGATCGAATCCTGTTCATGGCCGATGGCGCCATTGTTGAGGACGCCGACCCGGAGACCTTCTTCACGAACCCGCAATCCGATCGCGCCAAGGACTTCCTGGCGAAGATCGTGAACCACTAGTTCGGGAAGCGAGTTACACATGTCTACCTTCAAAAGCGCACTCAAGCGCCTCACCGCTGCAGTGGTTGCCACCGCAAGTGTGGTGGCGCTGACCGCGTGCGGCTCTGGCGGTGCCCGCGACCTGCTGGCGGATATCGAATCCGGCCACGTCGTGATGGGCACCAAGTACGACCAACCGAACCTGGGCGAGCGCACCCCGGACAAGCAGTTCGCCGGCCTGGACACCGACGTATCCCGCTACGTGGTGGAATACATCGCGAAGAAGCACGGCTGGGCCACACCAGAAATCGAATGGCGCGAAACCCCCTCCGCGCAGCGCGAGACCCTCATCAACAACGGTGAGGTCAACATGATCACCGCCACGTACTCCATCAACAAAGGCCGCCTGAAGGCCGTGGACTTCGCAGGCCCGTACGTGGTCACCCACCAGGCGCTGCTGGTTCGCGAGGATTCCGGCATCAACGGCCTGAACGACATCGCGCCAGGCACCCGCCTGTGCTCCGTGTCCGGCTCCACCCCGGCACAGAAGGTGAAGGACGCGCTGCCAGAAGTGCAGCTGCAGGAGTTCGACACCTACGCCGCGTGCGCGGAAGGCCTGAAGCAAGGCGTGGTGGATGCAACCACCACCGACGCGACCATTTTGGCTGGCTTCGCGCAGCGCTACAAGGAGCGATTCGACGAAGACTACAGCGTCATTCAGCTAAAGAACGACGACGGCAGCTTCTGGACCAACGAAAACTACGGCATTGGCCTGCCCAAGGGCGACGACAAAGCCAAAGCCGAGGTCAACGAAGCGCTGAACGAAATGCACGATTCCGGCGAGTTCCAAAAGATCGTCGCCAAGAACCTGGGCGACAACGTGGATATCGGCGAAAAGCCAAAGATCGGCGACCTGTCGTTCGTCGACGAGAAGTAGAAAGGAGGAACGCACTATGAACCCCGAACTATGGTCCGAGATGAAGCCCGAACTGCTCCCAGCATTTTGGGTGACCGTCAAGTTGACGTTCTTCTCCGCGGTCGGATCGCTGATCTTCGGCATTATCCTGACCGCCATGCGCGTGAGCCCCGTGGGCATCCTGCGTAACCTGTCCGCGTGGTACATCAACATTGTTCGTAACACCCCGCTGACGTTGATCATTCTGCTGGCCTCCATGGGCCTGTACTACAACCTGGGCTTGCTGCTGGCGGTGGAGAACGATTCCTTCATCGAAAAGCAGAACTTCCGCCTGGCAGTCCTGGCCTTCGTGGCCTATACATCCTGCTTCGTGGCGGAATCCCTGCGCTCCGGCATCAACACGGTGCCCTTCGGCCAGGCCGAGGCCGCCCGCTCCTTGGGGCTTAGCTTCGGCCAGAACTTCCGGCACGTGATCTTCCCGCAGGCCCTGCGCGGCGCGATCGTGCCGCTGGGTAACACCCTGATCGCGCTGACGAAGAACACCACCATCGCCTCGGTGATCGGTGTGGCTGAGGCTTCCTTGCTGATGAAGACCCTGACGGAGGACTACGCCAGCGACATTCTGGTGATCTTCGGCGTAATCGCAATCGGATTTATCATTTTGACGCTGCCTACCGGATTGTTCTTCGGCTGGGCAGGTAAGCGATGGGCGGTGAAGCGCTAATGACTACACGTGCAACAGTTCTTTATGACGCCCCAGGCCCGAAGGGGCGCAGGCTCAACTCGATCCTCACGGCGATCACCGTCGTAGTGGTCGCTGTGATCCTCGTCCTGGTAGCGATGAAGCTCAACGAAAAGGGCCAGTTCGAATCTGCAAAGTGGTCCTTCTTCCTGGAGGGCAGCACATGGACGACCTACATCATCCCGGGCCTGATCTCCACGATCGGCGCGGCTGTGGTCTCCATCGTCTTGGCGATGGCCATCGGCGCGCTTCTCGGCGTGGGCCGACTGTCTCCCTCCGCACCCGTGCGCTGGATCTGCGGCATCATCGTGGAGTTCTTCCGCTCCATCCCGGTGCTGGTTCTGATGCTGTTCGCCTACGCGGTGTTTTCCCTGCTGCAGCTGGTGCCTTCCAGCTGGCTGGGCTTTTCCGCAGTGGTCTTCGGCCTGACGATGTACAACGGCTCCGTGATCGCAGAGACCCTGCGCTCCGGCATCCAGTCGCTGCCGCGCGGCCAGCGTGAAGCAGCGATTGCACTGGGCCTGAGCCACCGCCAGTCCATCAATCTGATCCTGCTGCCGCAGGCCGTCGCCGCCATGCTGCCGGCGATCATCTCCCAGATGGTCATTGCCCTGAAGGATTCCGCTCTGGGTTACATGATCGGTTTCGTGGAAGTGGTTCGTTCTGGCCGTCAGCTGGGCGAGTACTACGGCGCGATGATCCCGGCCCTGCTGTTGATCGCAGTGATCATGATCGTGATCAACATGATCCTGGCGAAGTTGGCTGAGCGCATCGAGATCCAGCTGCGATCCGGCCGTGCCCGCCGCAACATCGTGGCCAAGGTTCCGCACCAGAGGGAGCAGGGAATCGACACCAAGGACAACGCCTACGTTGACTGGCGCGCAGAGGGCCACGAGGACCTCCGCACCACCTTCGAGTAGCCGCGTCGCGCCGGGCTGGCCCAGCGCTGCCAGGGCGGGGCAGGGGGGGGAGCTAGCCCAGCGCCTCCCATAGGCGCTGGTTGAAGCCATCCCAGCGCTGCTTGGCCCAGTCGCCGAAGTTCTCATCCGTGAGGACGACGGCGGCTTTTTTATTGCCCCCACTCCGGTCGATCCACAGGAACGTCCCCGACTGGCCGAAGTGCCCCGCCACCGATTCAGGCATTCCCTCGCCCAACCAGTGCGGCGACTTCTCACCGTGCAGCTCAAAGCCCAAGCCCCACGGGCAGGGCTTCTGCATTCCATAGCCCGGTACCACCCCGGACAGCTCCGGCCACTGGGGCTCCAGCGCATCGTTGAGGGTGGAGGGGGCGATGACTGTGGGCGTCAAAAATTCAGAACACAACACCGCAAGGGCATCGACCGAGGCAGAAAAACCATGCCCCGCGCTGCCCTCGACCTTCACCTCGATGCCCAGAGGCGCGCACACGCCCTCGGCCACGTAATCCGCGAAAGGCATGTCGGCCTCCGCGGCGATGAAGTCCGCCAGCACCTCGTAGCCCGCCGAAGAGTAGATCCGGCGGGTACCGCGCGGCTTCTCCGGAGTGCGGTCGCGGAAACTAATGCCACTGGTGTGGGCCAGCAGCTCGCGGACGGTCGGCAGGTCGTCGAACTCGGGCAGCAACTCGGCGGGGACCTGCTGGTCGAGCTCGAAGGCGCCCTCCTCGACGGCCAGCAGCGTGGCATAGGCGGTGATCAGCTTGCTCACGCTGGCCAGGGGGAACTGCGCGGACGTGTCGCCGAAAGTTGCGGTTTCGCCACCCCACAGCGCCGCAGCGGCCACGTTGTCGACGGGCCAGTCCTGCAGCTCGGCGAGTACGTCCTCTACCTCGCTGCTCACTTATCCACCAGGCCAACCAGCTCGTCGATGGTCTTCACTCGGTTGATGTCCTCGTCCGGGACCTCCACGCCGAACTCTTCCTCCAGGCGCACGGCGATGTCCATTAGGGACAGCGAGTCGATGTTCAGGTCGTCGCCTAGGCGCTTGGAGCCCTCTAGCTCCTCGCGCTCGATGCCCGTCGCATCTTCCACGACATCCAGCACGATGCTGCGCTTGTCCTTCTCGTCTGCGCCCGCCGAGCCGTCCTTGCCAGCCTTGCTCGTACCGCTCTTGTCGGCGCCGTCCTTCTTCAGCTTCTTCGACAGCGCCGCAGCCAGCTGGTTGTTTTGTTCAGCCATGATCGTTCCTTCTCCTGCCACTCCATATTCGCCCGCACGCGGGGCGCTAAGCTAAAAGCCTTGCGGCTAAAGCTCCAGCGCACTCCCGCATCGCGCGGCCGTTTGTACACTCATCCTAACAATCTTGCGAAGGTCATTCCTATGCGTCCCGTCACCGCCGTCCGCAACCTCGCCAGCATCGTGTTGCGCGACCCTCCCGCCGTACCGGGCTTGCCGCGCGCACGCTGGATCCATCGCCTGACCATGGACGACGGCACTAAGGTCGCCGTCTACGAGGTGCGTTCTTACTCTTTTTCTTTTGAGGACGCCCCCTCGTCCGCCCCTACAACCCTGATCCTCGTGCACGGCTTCAACCTGACGGCGGCCTCCTGGTTCTTCCAATTGGCTGCACTGCGTGAGCAGCCGAACTTGCGCATCCTGCTGCCGGATTTGCGCGGCCACGGCGCCAGCGAGGATGCTCCGGGGCTGGACATTGAACGCACCGCCATCGATCTGGCGGCGACCATCCGCGAGCTCGCGCCGACGGGCAGGCTGATCCTGGCGGGCCACTCGATGGGCGCTATGACCGTCCTTGGCGGTCTGCGATACCTGGATGAGGCCGACCTGCAGCGGGTTAGCGGCATCGCGCTGATCAACGGCGCGATCGATACCTTCGCCTCTGCGGGAGTGTCCCAGATTCTGCATTCTCACCTGGTGCGGGCGACCCGCTGGCTGGGCTCCAAGAGCCCCAGTCACCTGGAATGGACGAAGTCGCTGGTGGAGTGGGCCATCAAGCCAGTCATCGCGGCCTTCATCTACCACGGCTCGCTGGACGAAGGGGAATCCGATAACTTTGACGTCCTGACCTTCCACGCCAACGAGATCGCCGGGACGTCCATGCGCACGCTGCTGGGATACCTGGACGACCTGACCGAGCACGACGAGCTTGCCGCCGCCGAGCTATTGGCGGACATTCCCGGCGAGATCCTGGTCGGCGCTATGGATGACGTCACCCCGCCCAGCCAGAGCAGACGCATCCATGAGCTCTGGCCCCGTGCCGATTTCCACGAGTACCCGGAATCCGGGCACATGCTGCCTGTCGAGCGCCCGGAGGACGTCACCCGGGCGCTGCTGAACCTGCTGGGCTAGTTGGTTGCAGTCGGGTCGTCGATCTGGAACCGCTTGGCGGCCTCCGCAGCCACGGAGCGCTCGATCTTGCCCTCGCGCGCCAGTCCCAGTAGCACGCCCACCACGATGGACTCCGCGTCCACGTTGAAGTACCGGCGCGCTGCCTGGCGAGTATCCGCAAAGCCAAAGCCATCGGCACCCAGCACCACGTACTCGCCCGGCACCCACTTGCGCACCTGCTCGGCCACAGTGGTGGCGTAGTCGCTCACCGCCACGAACGGACCCTCTGCAGCCTCGAGCTGCTGGGTGATAAACGCCGTGCGGGGTTCCGCAGCCGGGTCGCGCAGCTGCTCCAGCTCCACGGCCTGGCCATCGCGGGCCAGCTCGTTCCAGCTGGTCACCGAGAACACGTTTGCGTCTACGTCGAACTCCTTCAGCAGCTCCTTTGCCTTCAGAGCTGCCGTCATGGCCACGCCAGAGGCCAGAATATTGGCCTGCAACTCCGCTGAGCCCGAGGCGGCGTCATAAAGGTAAATACCCTTGTGCAGCCCCTCCACGTCGAGGTTCTCTGGCTCCGCCGGCTGGTGGATCGGCTCGTTGTATGCGGTGAGGTAGTAGATCACGTCCTCGCCGCGGCCATCGTTGCTGTTCTCGCCGTACATGCGCTCGATGCCACGGTGCACGATGTGGGCGATCTCGTAGCCGAACGCCGGATCGTAGGTCACCACTGCAGGGTTTGTGGACGCCAACACAGGGGAGTTGCCGTCCATATGCTGCAAGCCCTCGCCTGTCAGCGTGGTACGGCCCGCGGTGGCTCCGATCAGGAATCCGCGAGACATCTGGTCTGCCGCCGCCCAGATTTCGTCGCCGACGCGCTGGAAGCCGAACATCGAGTAGAAGATGTACAGCGGGATCATAACTTCGCCGTGGGTGGCGTAGCTGGTGCCAGCGGCGATGAAGGAAGCCATTGAGCCGGCCTCCGAGATGCCCTCGTGCAAAATGTGTCCGTCTGTGGCCTCGCGGTAGGAGAGCATCAGGTCGTGATCCACCGGCGTGTAGTTCTGGCCGTGCGGGTTGTAGATCTTCAGCGTCGGGAACCAGGAATCCATGCCGAAAGTACGCGCCTCATCCGGCACGATCGGCACGATGCGCTTCTTCAGCTCGTCGTCGCGCATAAGGTCCTTGAAGACGCGGACCAGCGCCATCGTGGTGGCGACCTCCTGCTTGCCGGAGCCCTTGCGGGCGAGCTTCGCGATGGAAAGATCGGGCATCTTCAGCGGCGTGAACTTCTCCCGGCGCTCCGGCAGGAAGCCGCCGAGTTCCTTGCGGCGGTTCAGCATGTACTGGATCTCTTCCGCGTCCTCGCCGGGGTGGAA is a window encoding:
- a CDS encoding amino acid ABC transporter ATP-binding protein, whose amino-acid sequence is MIELKGVNKHFGEYHALRDINLEVSAGQVVVILGPSGSGKSTLCRTINRLETIDDGEIRIDGELLPEEGKDLAKLRAEVGMVFQQFNLFSHMTIRDNVTLAPTKVRKVSKEEARKTAEKLLDRVGIAAQADKYPAQLSGGQQQRVAIARALAMDPKVMLFDEPTSALDPEMINEVLDVMTDLAKGGMTMVVVTHEMSFARRVADRILFMADGAIVEDADPETFFTNPQSDRAKDFLAKIVNH
- a CDS encoding glutamate ABC transporter substrate-binding protein, with the translated sequence MSTFKSALKRLTAAVVATASVVALTACGSGGARDLLADIESGHVVMGTKYDQPNLGERTPDKQFAGLDTDVSRYVVEYIAKKHGWATPEIEWRETPSAQRETLINNGEVNMITATYSINKGRLKAVDFAGPYVVTHQALLVREDSGINGLNDIAPGTRLCSVSGSTPAQKVKDALPEVQLQEFDTYAACAEGLKQGVVDATTTDATILAGFAQRYKERFDEDYSVIQLKNDDGSFWTNENYGIGLPKGDDKAKAEVNEALNEMHDSGEFQKIVAKNLGDNVDIGEKPKIGDLSFVDEK
- a CDS encoding amino acid ABC transporter permease; this translates as MNPELWSEMKPELLPAFWVTVKLTFFSAVGSLIFGIILTAMRVSPVGILRNLSAWYINIVRNTPLTLIILLASMGLYYNLGLLLAVENDSFIEKQNFRLAVLAFVAYTSCFVAESLRSGINTVPFGQAEAARSLGLSFGQNFRHVIFPQALRGAIVPLGNTLIALTKNTTIASVIGVAEASLLMKTLTEDYASDILVIFGVIAIGFIILTLPTGLFFGWAGKRWAVKR
- a CDS encoding amino acid ABC transporter permease — translated: MTTRATVLYDAPGPKGRRLNSILTAITVVVVAVILVLVAMKLNEKGQFESAKWSFFLEGSTWTTYIIPGLISTIGAAVVSIVLAMAIGALLGVGRLSPSAPVRWICGIIVEFFRSIPVLVLMLFAYAVFSLLQLVPSSWLGFSAVVFGLTMYNGSVIAETLRSGIQSLPRGQREAAIALGLSHRQSINLILLPQAVAAMLPAIISQMVIALKDSALGYMIGFVEVVRSGRQLGEYYGAMIPALLLIAVIMIVINMILAKLAERIEIQLRSGRARRNIVAKVPHQREQGIDTKDNAYVDWRAEGHEDLRTTFE
- a CDS encoding serine hydrolase domain-containing protein — translated: MSSEVEDVLAELQDWPVDNVAAAALWGGETATFGDTSAQFPLASVSKLITAYATLLAVEEGAFELDQQVPAELLPEFDDLPTVRELLAHTSGISFRDRTPEKPRGTRRIYSSAGYEVLADFIAAEADMPFADYVAEGVCAPLGIEVKVEGSAGHGFSASVDALAVLCSEFLTPTVIAPSTLNDALEPQWPELSGVVPGYGMQKPCPWGLGFELHGEKSPHWLGEGMPESVAGHFGQSGTFLWIDRSGGNKKAAVVLTDENFGDWAKQRWDGFNQRLWEALG
- a CDS encoding acyl carrier protein, with the protein product MAEQNNQLAAALSKKLKKDGADKSGTSKAGKDGSAGADEKDKRSIVLDVVEDATGIEREELEGSKRLGDDLNIDSLSLMDIAVRLEEEFGVEVPDEDINRVKTIDELVGLVDK
- a CDS encoding alpha/beta fold hydrolase; this encodes MRPVTAVRNLASIVLRDPPAVPGLPRARWIHRLTMDDGTKVAVYEVRSYSFSFEDAPSSAPTTLILVHGFNLTAASWFFQLAALREQPNLRILLPDLRGHGASEDAPGLDIERTAIDLAATIRELAPTGRLILAGHSMGAMTVLGGLRYLDEADLQRVSGIALINGAIDTFASAGVSQILHSHLVRATRWLGSKSPSHLEWTKSLVEWAIKPVIAAFIYHGSLDEGESDNFDVLTFHANEIAGTSMRTLLGYLDDLTEHDELAAAELLADIPGEILVGAMDDVTPPSQSRRIHELWPRADFHEYPESGHMLPVERPEDVTRALLNLLG